One Persicobacter psychrovividus DNA window includes the following coding sequences:
- a CDS encoding YceI family protein translates to MLAYLLFIISLISPPPHGRSGKLFWDQSCLLTIHGESNVSKFACSYSSDRSASVDFLFKFTSDEYPVSAQLNADPIRIPITQFDCNIPGMRSDFRSLLQYKQHPFVRMNMNDISMREGPNADIEFNLEITLEIAGAQQIFTVPVTSEQGEDGQFYLFGEMNVDIRNYGLTPPTKFLGTVKVSPYVVVAFKIGIELEA, encoded by the coding sequence ATGCTTGCATACCTTTTATTCATCATCAGCTTAATATCGCCTCCTCCGCATGGAAGATCCGGTAAACTTTTTTGGGACCAATCCTGCCTCCTGACCATTCATGGGGAAAGTAACGTCAGCAAATTCGCCTGTTCTTACAGCTCCGACCGCTCGGCCTCCGTTGATTTTCTTTTCAAGTTCACCTCTGATGAGTATCCGGTTTCCGCACAACTCAACGCCGATCCAATCAGGATTCCCATTACACAGTTTGACTGCAATATCCCCGGAATGCGATCCGACTTCCGCTCCCTCCTTCAGTACAAACAACACCCTTTCGTACGCATGAATATGAACGACATCAGTATGCGGGAAGGGCCCAATGCGGATATTGAATTCAACCTTGAGATTACACTTGAAATTGCCGGAGCACAACAAATCTTCACCGTTCCGGTAACCTCCGAACAGGGAGAAGATGGGCAGTTTTACCTCTTCGGTGAAATGAACGTTGACATTCGAAACTACGGACTCACGCCCCCCACCAAATTTTTGGGTACCGTAAAAGTATCCCCCTATGTGGTAGTGGCTTTTAAAATTGGTATTGAGTTGGAGGCTTAG